The nucleotide sequence GCCGGCAATCGAGTGCCATCGGCTAAATCGACCAGCATTTGGGCCGGCTGTTGTACAAAATTGAACGCGCTGGAAATAATGTAACCATCGGAGGAAACAATCAGTCCCGTCGTCGGCCCAGTCCCTACCAATAAATTGCCGATAGTTTCCAAGCCGCCCAATGTTTCGATGCGCACCACGCTGGGGGCAATTCGCTGCACAACGGCTTTCATAGCCGCCTCCTCGCGCAGAGCTAAATCATCGTCGGCAACAACGACCGCAGGCAGCAGATGAAAGATGAATAGCAACAACAGAAAAACAGCCAGCGCGAGCTGCGACTTGCGGAGTTTCCTATTAACTGCCTGCAGCAGCCAGGAAGTCAGAGCCCTTTGCGAGCAATTGAGCTTTGGTAAGGAGACCACGCACTTCGTCATGCGGTTGCCGTTCGCCATGGGTTATTTGTCACTAGCCTTCAACGTCACTTCAATCAACTCGCCCGCGCGAAGCAGCGTGAAATGTACATCGGCATCGGGATCAAGCCGTCTCAGTTCGGTCACCAGCGCATTACATGATTGAATCAATTGGTCGTCGACAAAAACAACCAAATCGTCGGTGCGAATGCCCGCCTGGGTGGCCCGAGAATCGGCCCGCACCGAATCAATAAATGGCGGCGTCCGCTCCAGCACGTTTGGCACAAGCACCAAGCCCAAATCAGCTAGGGTAAGACCTTTGTTGGGAGCCGTTGCCGGACGGGAAGCCACCGTTCGAGCCTGTCCCGACTCAATGGCCTCTATGGCCGGCAGCAGTTCATTCGCCGGCAAAGCATAGTTTAGCCAAATATTGTTACGCGAATTACGTAATTGTTTGCCCAACAGCCCCAGCAACTTTCCTTGCGAATCGGTCAGCGCGCCGCCAGCGGCGCCGGGATTGTTCGTCATAGCGTCGAGCACATAGACGGTCCCTTTATACGCGGTTTCGTATGCCCCGCGCCGGGCTGTCAATGTCGTCACCGCAACAATAGAGCCATGCAGTACGCTGACCGGTTCATCACCGGTGGCCACTCCGAATACATTGCTAAAGGCCAACACCCGAGTGCCTTCTACTCCCGGAAGGGCCTGTTGCAAATCAAAATGGGGCAAATCGGCGGTGTCGACTTTGAGCACCGCAATTTCCAAACGTGGATCGGCCCCGATCAGTTTTCCCTCTAATCTGCGGCCATCGTCTAGCGTTATGGTAATCGTGTCGGAATCGAGCACGTGGCTGAACACAGTCAGCACGTACCCATCGGCAGAAATCAAAAAGCCAGATTGATATGATTCCAATTGCCGCAGCCCGCCGGCGCCGTAAATTTTTACAGTTTTATGTTGTGCGTCGCGGACAATATCCGTGGTTTTTGAAGCATAAGCGGATGATGGGACCAGCGGCGCAATGACCAGCAGTGCGGCCAGCAACTTTACCGACGAACTGCCCGCCTGCAGAAATCGCGCGGAGTAACTGTTTCTGCGGGCGGTTTGAGTCCCGTTCGTTGGACACATTATCGTGTTTTCTCCGCTGCTTTTTCCAAATCGAACTTGCTGAATACAAATACACCAAACATAACTTCGCCGCAACGCACTTCCATTCGGTGTGGCAACAGCCTTCCTTGCTCCTCACGATACTCGCCAAAATACACTTCGCACGGATCGGCATCATCGTCCGAATACATCTCCATGCCCAACAGCGTGCCGTCTGCCGGGTCGCAATAGAACCGAGTATCGACTCCTTCGCCAATGGCTACAAGCACATCACACAAGCCATTATGACCTGGCAGTGGCGATAAACCTTCATAGATTACCTGGCCATATTTACCCGGCCCGCCGATCAGCAACTTGCGCCATAAATGTAGCGCGGCCAACAAGCCGCCGCTGCCCGGCGGATTCAAAATGGCCGGATTGGCACCGGCATCGATTCCATCGGCCAGCGTTATTTTCGACGGCGGCGGCGTGGGTAAATCAATATCGCACTCCGTATCTGTTAAACGAATAGTAATAGCCCCCGTGGGCATGGGCTGCTCTATTGTAGCCGGCGGACCAAACACGGGTCCGGCAGAAATTTGCGGCCCATTAATCGTCCACACTCCGGTGGCTTGCCTGAAATCGCCATGGGCAATGAGCGCTTTCCAAACCCGTTGCGTGTTTTCGCGGTTGAAGTAGAAATTGGCATAGCCCGTGCGGTCTTCAAATTGTCTTTTCAATTCGTCCGGCACGGGCGTGTGGACAGCCTGTTCCAATTCTGGACTGGGATTTTCGGGTTTGGGCTGACCACCTGGTTCTTCTCCGGGTTTGGGTTGCTCGCCGGGCTTGGGCTGCTCGCCCGGGCGCGGTGAATTGCCGGGGCGGCGCTCTCGCGGTTGGCCGGGATTAGGCTGTGGTTCCAGTTCGCGATCAGCTTCAATTTTCGCCAGCAATTCTGCTTCTGTATGCATGCCCATTAGGCGCACGTAGGTATCGGTATTTTTACCCTCACGGCGATAAGTGAGCGCCACACGCCAGCCCTTGGGAAAAATACCCAGCACATCTTTGAGCGCGTTCACGCTATGAATGGGACGTCCGGCAAACGACACAATTTCATCGTCATAGCGCAGTCCGTGGCGATAGGCATCGCTATGTTCTAGAATATCGCTGACCAGCACACGCCCATCCTCCGAAGTGGACACCCGTGCCCCTAGCGTGGCATGATCGACAATGCGGCCCGATTTCAAATCGCCTAAAAAGTTTTTGATTTGATTGATCGAAATGGCGTAACCCACACCCACATTCACCCGGCCGCGCTTTTCAAACGAGCCGCGCCCGTTAATGCCGATCAACCGCCCTTGGGCATCAAATAGCGGACCGCCAGAATTGCCCGGATTGATCGCGGCGTCGACTTGCAAACAATCAGAATATTCCAACAACGTACCGGAAGGATACTGATAGCGATGCACGCCTGACACAACGCCGTACGCCACGCTAGGATGAAAATCAGTCGCCAGCAAAAAGGGATTGCCCATGGTGAAGCACCAATCGCCGGCTTGTACTTCGTCGCTGTCGGTCAACTCGGCAGCGGGAAAATCATCGCGGCCATACAGTTTGATGAGCCCGACATCTCCCACAGGATCGAGCCCTACGATGACGGCATCGTACAGCTTGCCATCAGGCATGCCGCACTTCATAAACGAGCCGCATGGCCGAGCCACGTGAAAGTTGGTCAGCGCGTAACCGTCAGGCGAAATTACCACGCCAGAGCCGCCCCCCTGCCCTCCGGGGATAAAAATCGCGAGTACCGACGGCATGGCTTTGGCCACCGCGGCAATTCGAGATTGCTCCGCATGAGCCACAGCCGGATCTATTTTGAGCGGCTCCTCCTCGGCGGCAACCGAATGCACCGTGCTCAAGGCCAGCAACAGTACAATGGCCACCCAAATTCGATGAGGGAACTTGGAAACTTTCGAATTTGGAAGCAGGAATTTCATTTCAACATCCTTGCGTCTACCAGATCGAGGAAATCACCGGCGTCAAAATGATCGCCGTAGTCAACCAAAATTGACAACCGTTTAGCCCCGGCGACGTTCAATTCCAAATCGACTGGCGCGTCTTTACCGGTGAGGACCTGATCGAACAATTGGTTTCCGTCGGCGGAGATTTGCAACCGCACGTTGCCGGCTTCGCGCACGCTGTCGTCAATACCGGCCGTGGCTTTGAATTGTTTCATGCCCGCCGGAACGCGGTATTCCAGCGCGGTACGGCTATAGAGCGCCAGGCCCTTGCTGCAAGTTTTTCCTTCCAAGCGGAGGGGCTGATGCTCCCGGCCTTCGTCGCGCCGCGGGGCATAGTATTGCGCCATTGCAGGAGCGGCGCTCCCGAAATCTAAATATGGCGTCCACTGTGTCGATTCCGGCTCCAAATCACTGAGATAGGTAATTTTTCCGGCAGAAAAATCGAGCCGGGCAACTTGCTCCCAAGGCAAGAAGTAAAAATCGTCACCGCAAAGAGTGGTAACTTCTAGTCGACCGTACGGATATGTGCTGTTGGGGGAAACATACGACACGTCTTTGGCTCTTAAACGCCAACCCGTTGTTGTCTCGACCACACAAAGTGGTTCCGACAGCTTGTCGGTAACTTTGTGGTAGTAAATTATCCCGTCGATTTTGGAACGGTTAACAGGGTATTCGACTCCGTCGGCTTTGAAGACGGCGTAATTATCTTTGATGCTAACGATACTGCCTTCCATAAAATCGATTTGATCTCTCTTTCGCACGACCAATAAATCGCCCGTCGCGTTGGCGCCGGCATCTTTGGGCCAGGCAGGCGAAGCGGGATCATCAGGACGAAAAAAACGAACGCTGCGAATACTCGAAGCAGGAATTTTTCCGGTACTGTTGTATCCCAACGTGACCGAATCGCCTTCGGTCGCAAAATCGACGGCGGTTAGCTTGGAGCCATCGATGAGTTCGATCCAGGCCGATGGCTGCTCATCAGAACTTCTGGCCAAAAGCTTTTGTTGGGGCGATAGGTCTAACATTTGACTGG is from Pirellulales bacterium and encodes:
- a CDS encoding S1C family serine protease, yielding MCPTNGTQTARRNSYSARFLQAGSSSVKLLAALLVIAPLVPSSAYASKTTDIVRDAQHKTVKIYGAGGLRQLESYQSGFLISADGYVLTVFSHVLDSDTITITLDDGRRLEGKLIGADPRLEIAVLKVDTADLPHFDLQQALPGVEGTRVLAFSNVFGVATGDEPVSVLHGSIVAVTTLTARRGAYETAYKGTVYVLDAMTNNPGAAGGALTDSQGKLLGLLGKQLRNSRNNIWLNYALPANELLPAIEAIESGQARTVASRPATAPNKGLTLADLGLVLVPNVLERTPPFIDSVRADSRATQAGIRTDDLVVFVDDQLIQSCNALVTELRRLDPDADVHFTLLRAGELIEVTLKASDK
- a CDS encoding trypsin-like peptidase domain-containing protein is translated as MKFLLPNSKVSKFPHRIWVAIVLLLALSTVHSVAAEEEPLKIDPAVAHAEQSRIAAVAKAMPSVLAIFIPGGQGGGSGVVISPDGYALTNFHVARPCGSFMKCGMPDGKLYDAVIVGLDPVGDVGLIKLYGRDDFPAAELTDSDEVQAGDWCFTMGNPFLLATDFHPSVAYGVVSGVHRYQYPSGTLLEYSDCLQVDAAINPGNSGGPLFDAQGRLIGINGRGSFEKRGRVNVGVGYAISINQIKNFLGDLKSGRIVDHATLGARVSTSEDGRVLVSDILEHSDAYRHGLRYDDEIVSFAGRPIHSVNALKDVLGIFPKGWRVALTYRREGKNTDTYVRLMGMHTEAELLAKIEADRELEPQPNPGQPRERRPGNSPRPGEQPKPGEQPKPGEEPGGQPKPENPSPELEQAVHTPVPDELKRQFEDRTGYANFYFNRENTQRVWKALIAHGDFRQATGVWTINGPQISAGPVFGPPATIEQPMPTGAITIRLTDTECDIDLPTPPPSKITLADGIDAGANPAILNPPGSGGLLAALHLWRKLLIGGPGKYGQVIYEGLSPLPGHNGLCDVLVAIGEGVDTRFYCDPADGTLLGMEMYSDDDADPCEVYFGEYREEQGRLLPHRMEVRCGEVMFGVFVFSKFDLEKAAEKTR
- a CDS encoding NPCBM/NEW2 domain-containing protein; translation: MFGSVLLMAALAAGLPQVQVSTVDGTVTQGSLEDLSSKEITLKTADSKATFSASQMLDLSPQQKLLARSSDEQPSAWIELIDGSKLTAVDFATEGDSVTLGYNSTGKIPASSIRSVRFFRPDDPASPAWPKDAGANATGDLLVVRKRDQIDFMEGSIVSIKDNYAVFKADGVEYPVNRSKIDGIIYYHKVTDKLSEPLCVVETTTGWRLRAKDVSYVSPNSTYPYGRLEVTTLCGDDFYFLPWEQVARLDFSAGKITYLSDLEPESTQWTPYLDFGSAAPAMAQYYAPRRDEGREHQPLRLEGKTCSKGLALYSRTALEYRVPAGMKQFKATAGIDDSVREAGNVRLQISADGNQLFDQVLTGKDAPVDLELNVAGAKRLSILVDYGDHFDAGDFLDLVDARMLK